agggtaaaagtttaattatagactaaagaaaaattagaaggacttaagaggaaattaaaccatttcctATAGCTGAGGCGGTTTAACGTGgaaaatatcaaagattttattgattaaaaaatatatatatatttatttaataattaagtatattatattatattatattatattatattatattattgttatatataaaagaaacaaataagttaaaagaaacagaatgaaagcaaacgaaacagagaagaacaggggagaaagaaaggaaagaagaaagaaaaggggaaatAAGGTTTATGAAGATTGGAGTTAATTGGTAAGCTCAATCAAGTCCTTTTctcataattttgatattttagaagtcttaaaacaagtttttgatgaaattaagttgttagTTTGGAAGGTCTTAggtttttaaacaaagttcatgttgaataaaatgatgaaataggggtttaattgaatgaaattcaagttagaatagatataaggattgaattgcaaagtaagctataagttttgtgttttaggaactaaattgaggaaaattcggaattaagaaaatattttgaaaatttaatagttaaatttgagtttaaatgaaatttgaataggaataaggtgtgaattggtgttataaatttggttattaacattttacatcaaaacagttttgggaagtagcaatggtctgactttgaaaattcactaaaaattttataacttgAACTAGAgaatgaacaaaatatggaattaaagcttattgagtctagtttcttatagtagaaacagtgtaagcaattaattgatgaatcaagagatatttgaaattttgttatactggttcggggtgatttcgagatgccgtgttttaattttggaaaatcattaaaaattgtacaaaaattattatggagtgtaatttatatatgtgaactccttaatgaatctagtttcaaaataaataaataagaaccttattcgagttctgtacaatgagataatttatttttagtagagagaggtcagaactgtcaaatgaaataacaggggagtatttaacgaataaactgtactaaatggctagaccaaaaattctgaaaattttatgcttagaagatatatgagtctaattttaagaaaaatttacggatattaatttagagtttcgtagctcaagatataaataatttagtaacaatgactcaagtagacagcttaatggtgaaattatatatatacattaaaaatggttaaatttgcatgtttaggctcatgaattaaattgaatcatgttgtattgatgattataaattattattttcatagccaacaaagaacctgaagcatcagcatcgaaaggaaaggagaaagtcatcaaggactaaaacgggagaattacggtgtgtattactataattcgaattttaattattattgattgctgaattttttattgttatgtatggtaagtaagacttgaggtaagtatgtgaaattgatatgaatattgagtgaaaatgaaagtgatgcaaattgaatcaaattgaattgaataagtgaattatggaatatgtaattatttgaaaagcgtattgattgaaaaatgattggtgatttgaattgtgaattgaaagtgatataggattgagaaagtgaattgaataccctattaactagtcgggctgagtcggatatagttggcatgccataggattggaagtgttcagggatacttcgacctcgagtcgatgagacactgggtgtcactatatttcttcggatagattcgatgaggtactgggtaccaactttacttcggctaggccgatgagacactgggtgtcaactattacttcgaactatccgatgaggcactgggtgccatattggtgtgtttggttggatccgtgtatccgccaaagtccaagttacgttaatagggtgaaaaattgaaatgtgaatttgagGCATTGAAGCGagaaaaataaattgaattatgaattgaaattggaattgtgataataagagaaaagtatgaaatgtatattcataagtgatataaatttaagtttgagaaaatacattgatttatgaattagtacatatgacattaattgttaggtattttaatatttatgtttttactattgttgatataatttgaattatggtaatatcactgagtatatccatactcagcgtacggttgtttccgtgcgcaggttagtagaagtcaagtgtcccggTTCAGCATCCAGAACAttcccgactccaacacaaatttggtgatgtatatttttcttttgggtaaaggtggcatgcACATAGGTGTTATATAGTCACTTGAATATGcatattactttgggtagtgaaggttgaattataagatttagatggttaaatgaaatggtaagaaaagtatatgatattttgatacatgaacattaagttgttaaatgaatgaagtttttaatcaattttgaatgatgctatgatagttattaagttgaaattatgttaatgatataaatattagttatatgaatgtgaaaattGGTGCTGGTTGTTTTAGTTTGAATTTGCGGGaggttttaggtaaaaataagcgaAATGTCtgccaaatttttataaaaaaaatttagaatattcgaacaagtcccgttctacttttaatacgtgctTGAACTTTGAGAATTCAAGATAGGGActcaattattatattatactatgaaaatttttaataattgtaaattattagtaaattgtcCGATATGTCCagaatgcctcataacctcgttcctAATAGTTTGGGGTTAGGAGGTGTTACAATTGTTGGTATCGAGCTATCGTGTTTAGCGATTCTCGGGCTAAATTGGGCTCGAAGTAAGTTTAGAAGTACATGCCACCGTcgagtcgaaattgagtcgggattttggatgctaatgtatttatttgattttgttttatagataaaatgtcgATGAAAGAATAGATAATGTTGAACAGAAATGTATCTTGGAAGTCGAGAATTAGAAGAAATCAATCGCTACACCTAGTGTGAATCCGTTAAATAATTAATCTCCTAACGTAGGGAGAGAAAGAAATACCTCACAAGTGTTAAGAGATATAGCGATGCATTACAGCATATAGTGAGAGCTATACCTGCTACTACATCTGTACCTACTGTCAGACAGGCCCCGATTAAAGAGCTACGAAAATATGGTGCCACGGAATTTCAGGGATTAAAAGGAGCTGATCCATCTGTTGCTGAAAATTGGATAGAAACAACAAAaagagttttgcaacaattagacTGCACCCTCCGAGAGAGTTCGATATGTGCTGTATCACTGTTACAAGAAGAAGCATATCTCTGGTGGGAATCTGTGGTTAGACATTTGCCGGATGATCAGGTAACCTGGGACTTGTTTCAAAaagaatttcagaagaagtaTATTGGGGAACTGTACAtcgaagagaaaaagcaagagttTTTAGTGTTGAAACAGGGGAATATGTCAGTATTGGATTATGAGCGAGAGTTCTCTAGATTGAGCAGGTATACTTTAGAATATGTTCCAACCGAGGCTGATAGTTGTAAACGATTTTTACGAGGACTACGAGATGAAATCAAGATTCAATTGGTAAGTCTCAAAATTACTGAACTTGTTGATCTGGTCGAGCGAGCAAAAATGATAGAACAAGTACTGGGCCtggataaaaaaatcaaaaattggtaAATCAGCTGGGAAACGTATGGGAACTACTAGTTCTAATCCATTACCGAAGAGATTCAAAGAATCAAGAAGTGACTAGAAATCTATTTTAGTTCGCAGAGAGGTGGTAGAAGCGAGGTAAATGAGATGACAAGAACTACTAGCAGTGTGAGAGGTCCATCTCGAGGTGTAGAAATTCCAGACTGTGAGCACTGCGGAAAGAAACACAGAGGAGAATGTTGGAAAGTAAATAGAGGTTGCTTTAGATGTGGTTCTACAGACcattttatcagagactgtccgAATACCGATAGTGCTGCACATGTATCGTCACAAAGATCGTGATTCATCGCTAGAGGCGAGGGTCGTAGAGGTAATTCGGCTTTTAGAGGAGGTGCTTGGTAGAAGGAGCGTTGATATTGCTACTCAAAGAATCTGAAGCAGTACCACTAGAGCTTATGTGGTCGAAAACGAGAAGAAGGCGAAGCACATGATGTTGTTACGGTATATTTCTATTGTATTCGAgcctatttatgctttaattgatccggttCGTCACACTcttatataaattcaaaactagTCGAATCGGGAAATTAGAATCAAATGTCTAAAGTTTTTATAGAAGTGTCTAGCCCTTTGGGACAAACGGTGTTAGTAGATAGAGTATGTCGGAGGTTCCGTtaataatacatgataaaatgttTCTTGTGGACTTGTTGATCATGCcttttggtgattttgatatcattttgggtatggactggctataTGAACATGGGGTAGTTTTGGATTGCTATAAAAAGAGGTTTAGTATTCAGACAGATAATGGGGATAGAATTGAAGTGAATGGCATCCGTACCAGTGGTTCGACACGCATTATTTCAGCGATGAAGGCTAATAAATTACTGCAGCGGGTTGTCCAAAGATActtggcatatgttattaattcgaTTCGGTTGGGAGTCGGTCAGTCAAATTAGGATATGACGTGAGTTTCAGATGTATTCCCAGAATAATTCTGGGCTTACCACcgacagagaggttgaatttgctattgaggtgTATCCGGTACAACACCAATTTCTATACCTCCGTGTCGAATGTCGCCcatcgagttgaaagagttgaaggtgcAGTTACAAGATTTACTAGATCGTGGATTTATTAGACCAAGCATTTCACCACGGGAGTTCGGTGTTGTTTgttaaaagaaagatggttctatgcggttatgcattgattatcgatagttgaataaagtgacgatcaagaaccgGTATCCGTTGCCtcgtatagatgatttgtttgatcacaaGGAGCTTCATATTttcaaaattgatttgagatccggtattatcaCCGAAGGTGAAGGAAAGTGATGTGTCTAAAAGCGCTTTCCGTACTCGTTAtagccattatgaatttttggtaatgccatttggattgaccaATGCCCCACCGCTTTCATGGATCGATGAACCGTATTTTCCAGCCGTTGCATAGATCGGTTTGTAgtggttttcattgatgatatattggtatATTCAAAGACGAGGCGAACATGATCAAGATCTTGAATAGTTCTACAAATTTTACGAGAAAAACAATATATGGAAAGCTCAAGAATGCGAGTTCGGTTATCGAAGTGGTATTTcgggacatgtagtatctgcagaTGGAATCCGGTTGATCCTAAAAGATCAAGCAATTATTCAATGGAAgacgccaaagaatgtatcgaGGTACGCAGCTTTTTGGTTTAGTTGGGTATTACaggaggtttgtaaatggattctcaagATAGCACTACCAATGACTAAACTATTGCAGAAGAATGTTCCTTTTATTTGGGATGatcaatgtcagaaaagttttgaaacatTGAAGCGAATGTTAACCGAGGCACCAATTTTGACattgccagaatcgggtaaagattttgtagtgtatagtgatgcttctttgaatggtttgggttgtgtattgatgcaggatgggaaggtaatagcctatgcatctcgtcaattgaaatcacatgaaaggaattatcccactcatgatcttgagttagcagaTGTgattttgcattgaagatttggagacattatctttatggtgaaaatgctacatttatactgatcataagagtttgaagtatcttctttctcagaaggaattgaatttgagacaaaggcgttggatcgagcttctgaaagattatgattgtgttatagactatcatccgggaaaagctaatgttgtaggtGATGCATTAAGCGAAAAAGTCAGAATTGaattaagagcaatgtttgcatGGCTTAGTATCAGTGAGGATGTGAGTCTTTTGGCCGAATTGAGAGTAAAACCGGTAATGTTTGATCAGATTAGATCAGCTCAGTTGGAGGATAacaaattattgaagaaaagagagatggtACAGAATGGCACAGCagaaaattttagtattgatgattGTGGATGCTTGAGGTTTCAAAATTGGATTTGTATTCCAAATACTTCTGAGCTTAAAAAGTTGATTCTACGAGAAGCTCATGATAGTTCATTTGCTATGCACCCCGGAGGCACGAAAATGTATCGAGATTTAAGAgaattatactggtggccagggatgaaaagagacatagtagaatttgtaagtaaatgtttgacttgtcaacgggtaaaggcagaacatcaggttccttctggattgcttcagcctattaatattcctgaatagaaatgggatcgcatcacgatggattttattaCGGGATTACCGTTGTCAGCAAggaaaaagaatgctatttgggtgatagttgatagacttaccaagtcagcacattttatagCAGTCAGGACTAATTGGTCGTTGCAGAAGCTTGCAGACGTGTATATTCGAGAAATTGTTAGACTACATGGCATTCCGATATCAATAATTTCAGATCGAGATCTTcggttcacatcgagattttggagacaGTTACATGAGTCGTTGGGTACTAGACTTAGtttcagtacagcttttcatccccaaactgacggacagtccgaacgggtaattcaggtactagaagatatgcttcgagcttGTATTATTGAGTTTGAAGCGAGTTGGGGCGATATTTGCCACTAGTGAGTTtgtctataataatagtttccaatctagtattgagatggctccgtatgaagcgttATATGGTCGAAAATGTAGATCACCAAGTATGTTGGACGGAgttaaatgaaagaaaaataattggGCCGGAATTGATTCGTGAAACAAGAAGAAAGCAGATCAAGAAGATTCAACAGAGATTAAAAGCAGCTTTTgacagacaaaaatcttatgctgatctgaaacgtCCGGACATTGAATATTcattggagataaagtgtttctcaaagttTCTCCTTGGAAAAAGTATTAAGATTTGGCGAAAAGGAAAGTTAAGTCCTCggtttatcggaccatatgaagtTATAGAGAGTTGGACCGATTGCTTACCGATTAGCTTTACCTCCTAATTACAacaaattcatgatgtttttcatgtttccatgttacGAATGTACCGATCGGATCCATCTCATATTATCTCTACTAAAAACATTGATATTAGACCAGATCAGtcatatgaagaggaaccgttcaaatactagctcgagaagtgaaagaattaagaaacaaaCGAGTCCTCCGGTAAAAGTACCGTGGAGAAGCCATAGTGTagaagaagcaacgtgggagccagaggaaactatgagatcacagtatcctcacttattttcaggtaaaatttcgaggacgaaattttttaaggggggaggaaatgtaacaacccaaaatCCGTGAGCACCAGAAAAGTGTGTTAtcaggcctccgtcttagtgaaataagttcgaaaataattattaaaaatatttatgagtctagtagtgtgtttaattaggttttaattaagtaaatttagcttaatttagagtaattagtaaaaaggattaattaggttttaatcaattttaattattattgattgctgaattttttttattgttatgtatggtaagtaagacttgaggtaagtatgtgaaattgatatgaatattgagtgaaaatgaaagtgatgcaaattgaatcaaattgaattgaataagtaaattatggaatatgtaattatttgaaaagcgtattgattgaaaaatgattggtgatttgaattgtgaattgaaagtgatataggattgagaaagtgaattgaataccctattaactagtcgggctgagtcggatatagttggcatgccataggattggaagtgttcaggatacttgacctcgagtcgatgagacactgggtgtcactatatttcttcggatagattcgatgaggtactggtaccaactttacttgactaggccgatgagacactggtgtcAACTATTACTTGAagtatccgatgaggcactgggtgccatattggtgtgtttggttggatccgtatccgccaaagtccgaaagttacgttaatagggtgaaaaattgaaatgtgaatttgaggcattgaaacgagaaaataaattgaattacaattgaaattggaattgtgataataagagaaaagtatgaaatgtatattcataagtgatataaatttaagtttgagaaaatacattgatttatgaattagtacatatgacattaattgttaggtattttaatatttatgtttttactattgttgatataatttgaattatggtaatatcaccgagtatatccatactcaacaGACGGTTGTTTCCGTCTTGtgagttagtagaagtcaagtgtcctgTTCAAAGATCCGAACATTccgactccaacacaaatttggtgatgtatatttttcttttgggtaaaggtggcatgtacataggtgttatatagtcacttgaatatgcatattactttgggtagtgaaggttgaattataagatttagatggttaaatgaaatggtaagaaaagtatatgatattttgatacatgaacattaagttgttaaatgaatgaagtttttaatcaattttgaatgatgctatgatagttattaagttgaaattatgttaatgatataaatattagttatatgaatgtgaaaaattGGTGCTGGTTGTTTTagtttgaatttgcaggaggttttaggtaaaaataagcagaaatgctgccgaaatttttataaaaaaaaaaaaatttagaatattcgaacaagtcccgttctacttttaatacgtgctTGAACTTTGAGAATTCAAGATAGGGActcaattattatattatactatgaaaatttttaataattgtaaattattagtaagttgtccgatatgtccggtaatgcctcataacctcgttccggtaacggtttggggttaggaggTGTTACAATATGATTATTGAAAAACCATGGAGTTCTAGAAAGCACTCTTTGAACATCAATGtcatgaaaaaattgaaaaagaaacatTTTTTTCTCCAAAATCTGAAATACAAATCCCCCCAATAGGACACCAAAGATCAGCCATGGTATTGCCTAAAGATGGAAAATGAACAGCACTATCAGTCAAGCAGCGTTCTACTTAACTGAATTTATAATTCTGATCCACCATTGTAGCCTCCTCATGAAACTCATCCTCCTCCTCATCAATTAAATTTAGATTAGTAAGTTCTTCCTCCATcactcaaaaacaaagaaaaaatgtcACACCAAAACTtcgaagaagaaaaaggaagaaagaagagaaaaccCCATGTCAAAAGACAGACAAAACTTTATTTCAGACTCATCAGATATCACTTTAAAATAGCGTCGATCTTATTTCGGTCactcttaaattttttattttatttttttaatcattCGCTTTAGTCTATTATTCTCATCATCTTCTATTTTGACCTTTTTTGATCTATCATCTCTGCTATCATTTTCAATCTATtacaaatatatttaatttcaccttaattttaataatattatttataatatgtATCTTATTTCATGCTTTTAAAGATAACATataatattaatgtaattaaaataaaaataaaatacttttaaatattattaattacagAAAAATAATCTATATAAATAATTACATacggtaaaattatattttaatatatttaatttaatattcctAATAATAATTTTGCTTTCGTAGTATAATTTATCTCCCTACCATCACCAGTTCACCATTACTATGTTCATCCAAATGCATATAtaatcatttatttaaatttaccATTACAATATTCAAAACAGCAACATAATTGAGTAAAATTGCCATTGTGTCATCAGAAGGCTTCAATGGAGGGAGAGAAATCATCGGCTATGCAGTATACCAATAAATTTTGCACAAATGGAACAAGAAAGCTAGcactaaaaatatttattaatgaaAATAGGGCTCAACCGGGTTCGAACCGGTGACCTCTTGATCTGCAGTCAAATGCTCTACCACTGAGCTATGACCCATCTTTGACAATTTTGGTAACTAgttttatatattgtatattttAACTTAAAAAGAACGAATGACTTTTCTACTGCATTACTACGTTTGCTATCACTGACACAATTCAATTGGTAACCGATCATAAATCAATATATA
The Gossypium arboreum isolate Shixiya-1 chromosome 10, ASM2569848v2, whole genome shotgun sequence genome window above contains:
- the LOC128282004 gene encoding uncharacterized protein LOC128282004; protein product: MSRMPHNLVPNSLGERKKYLTSVKRYSDALQHIVRAIPATTSVPTVRQAPIKELRKYGATEFQGLKGADPSVAENWIETTKRVLQQLDCTLRESSICAVSLLQEEAYLWWESVVRHLPDDQVTWDLFQKEFQKKYIGELYIEEKKQEFLVLKQGNMSVLDYEREFSRLSRYTLEYVPTEADSCKRFLRGLRDEIKIQLRGGRSEVNEMTRTTSSVRGPSRGVEIPDCEHCGKKHRGECWKVNRGCFRCGSTDHFIRDCPNTDSAAHVSSQRS